One Periophthalmus magnuspinnatus isolate fPerMag1 chromosome 8, fPerMag1.2.pri, whole genome shotgun sequence genomic window carries:
- the aimp2 gene encoding aminoacyl tRNA synthase complex-interacting multifunctional protein 2 isoform X2 → MPMYQDGNGSVSDHALQNGEVDPAVKALEARQDEIMRKLYELKAAVEGLAKTVTTPDADLDLTVSSSLCSQSPTNTAFQSPADLESLLGKDLGALRDIVINANPAEPPLTLFVLHGLLCQRYRVLSSVHVHSSIPRVPSQLLSCLGPRHADSYARQLFQLGFTLIWKNVPKLQMKFSIQNMCSIEGEANVARFLFKLLSVYPSDPALATLVDSWVDTAFFQLAEGGPKERATVLRALNSALGRTPWVAGSDFSLADIACFCCMQKCISASSAPANVQRWLKSCENLGHFSPAKLFQ, encoded by the exons AATGGTGAAGTGGACCCCGCAGTTAAAGCCCTGGAGGCTCGTCAGGATGAGATCATGCGAAAACTGTACGAGCTGAAAGCGGCAGTAGAGGGACTGGCCAAGACTGTGACCACTCCAGACGCAGATCTGGACTTGACAGTCAGCAGCAGCTTATGTTCACAGAGCCCCACTAACACAGCCTTCCAAAGCCCGGCTGACCTGGAATCACTATTGGGCAAG GACCTTGGTGCCCTTCGTGATATTGTGATCAATGCCAACCCTGCTGAACCACCACTGACTCTGTTTGTGCTCCATGGCCTCCTGTGTCAACGTTACCGTGTTCTGTCATCTGTCCATGTGCACTCTTCCATACCCAGAGTGCCATCACAGCTCCTGTCCTGCCTCGGACCACGCCATGCAGACAGCTATGCCCGGCAGCTATTTCAACTTGGCTTCACACTCATATGGAAAAATG TTCCGAAGCTCCAGATGAAGTTCAGCATTCAAAATATGTGCTCCATTGAAGGGGAGGCCAATGTAGCCCGTTTCCTCTTTAAATTGCTCAGCGTTTACCCCTCTGACCCTGCACTGGCAACACTGGTGGATAGTTGGGTGGACACCGCTTTCTTTCAGCTGGCAGAGGGTGGTCCTAAGGAACGAGCCACTGTTCTGCGTGCTCTCAATTCTGCTCTGGGACGTACCCCATGGGTGGCTGGGTCCGACTTTTCTCTGGCAGACATTGCTTGTTTCTGTTGTATGCAAAAATGtatctctgcctcctctgcccctgCTAATGTCCAGCGTTGGCTTAAGTCTTGTGAGAATCTAGGCCATTTTAGCCCAGCAAAACTCTTTCAGTGA
- the aimp2 gene encoding aminoacyl tRNA synthase complex-interacting multifunctional protein 2 isoform X3 yields the protein MPMYQNGEVDPAVKALEARQDEIMRKLYELKAAVEGLAKTVTTPDADLDLTVSSSLCSQSPTNTAFQSPADLESLLGKDLGALRDIVINANPAEPPLTLFVLHGLLCQRYRVLSSVHVHSSIPRVPSQLLSCLGPRHADSYARQLFQLGFTLIWKNVPKLQMKFSIQNMCSIEGEANVARFLFKLLSVYPSDPALATLVDSWVDTAFFQLAEGGPKERATVLRALNSALGRTPWVAGSDFSLADIACFCCMQKCISASSAPANVQRWLKSCENLGHFSPAKLFQ from the exons AATGGTGAAGTGGACCCCGCAGTTAAAGCCCTGGAGGCTCGTCAGGATGAGATCATGCGAAAACTGTACGAGCTGAAAGCGGCAGTAGAGGGACTGGCCAAGACTGTGACCACTCCAGACGCAGATCTGGACTTGACAGTCAGCAGCAGCTTATGTTCACAGAGCCCCACTAACACAGCCTTCCAAAGCCCGGCTGACCTGGAATCACTATTGGGCAAG GACCTTGGTGCCCTTCGTGATATTGTGATCAATGCCAACCCTGCTGAACCACCACTGACTCTGTTTGTGCTCCATGGCCTCCTGTGTCAACGTTACCGTGTTCTGTCATCTGTCCATGTGCACTCTTCCATACCCAGAGTGCCATCACAGCTCCTGTCCTGCCTCGGACCACGCCATGCAGACAGCTATGCCCGGCAGCTATTTCAACTTGGCTTCACACTCATATGGAAAAATG TTCCGAAGCTCCAGATGAAGTTCAGCATTCAAAATATGTGCTCCATTGAAGGGGAGGCCAATGTAGCCCGTTTCCTCTTTAAATTGCTCAGCGTTTACCCCTCTGACCCTGCACTGGCAACACTGGTGGATAGTTGGGTGGACACCGCTTTCTTTCAGCTGGCAGAGGGTGGTCCTAAGGAACGAGCCACTGTTCTGCGTGCTCTCAATTCTGCTCTGGGACGTACCCCATGGGTGGCTGGGTCCGACTTTTCTCTGGCAGACATTGCTTGTTTCTGTTGTATGCAAAAATGtatctctgcctcctctgcccctgCTAATGTCCAGCGTTGGCTTAAGTCTTGTGAGAATCTAGGCCATTTTAGCCCAGCAAAACTCTTTCAGTGA
- the zgc:161969 gene encoding uncharacterized protein zgc:161969, protein MEVVQNETTTETKTAINSWRYRHHFTYKADQGKNIIVQCNLCLPKVNLLSTSKTSTSNLKKHLDRTHLGCDARPDAKRARRDESSHCQLKKIKAEILSKCLTQTRIDDLIFDFVVEDCQSFYLLEQPGFKKLIAGLSEGLKVTDRVTLFTKVDLAFSKMREEVMAKLTTIQYVCTTADIWTANSESFLGMTCHWIDPNSLERKSAALGFARLQGRVTYETIAGRIHDIHLAYNIEGKVQTTFTDNGSPFISVFKEFGLNNQEKDDIGHFENVSAVLDGEPEQDMLLFLPPVQRCASHTLEHIVTEDFWRAISQGPMCQLHYSAMSKLYSIWSKCHHIQVGMGCAEEISRMALIVPNVIRWNVEYCAIQKIVSLSERELTELCARLEVQRLQPEEMAFLKEYVTVFHPLAFALELFQAEQKCYFGLVIPTVLSLKTKLNEHKDAANYLGDVINAIVVAIDMRFQELFSSTEAKIATATTPQFRLWWMAASEREEMCAMLASMASQVDLSVVTDGASTETLPTIQSEDDFFNYGPVKPPVQVQSRTVTEEIKKYVEGTGKTLECLQDFPRVKQLFLKYNTMLPSTAPVQRLFSQKGNLVNCQRNVLTDGYFERIQLLKYNGHLYTATTK, encoded by the exons ATGGAAGtggttcaaaatgagaccaccaCCGAAACCAAAACGGCAATAAATTCTTGGCGTTACCGCCACCATTTCACGTACAAGGCAGAccaaggaaaaaatatcatcGTTCAATGTAATCTATGCCTTCCGAAGGTTAACCTCTTGTCCACATCGAAGACATCCACTTCAAATCTAAAGAAGCACTTAGAC agAACACATTTGGGCTGTGATGCCAGGCCTGATGCCAAGAGGGCAAGGAGAGACGAAAGCTCCCACTGccaactcaaaaaaataaaagcagaaatcCTCTCCAAATGTTTGACTCAAACACGGATTGACGATCTTATCTTTGACTTTGTTGTAGAAGACTGTCAGTCCTTTTATTTGCTGGAACAGCCTGGCTTCAAAAAACTAATTGCTGGCTTAAGTGAAGGGCTTAAGGTTACAGACAGAGTTACTTTATTCACAAAGGTTGACCTGGCTTTCTCCAAAATGCGCGAGGAGGTGATGGCAAAACTAACCACCATCCAGTATGTTTGCACCACTGCAGACATCTGGACAGCCAATAGTGAGAGCTTTCTGGGAATGACCTGCCACTGGATTGACCCCAACTCCCTGGAGAGGAAGTCTGCTGCATTGGGTTTTGCCAGGCTTCAGGGTAGAGTAACATATGAGACCATCGCTGGACGAATACATGACATTCACCTGGCATATAATATTGAAGGCAAAGTACAGACAACCTTTACTGACAATGGGAGTCCTTTTATCAGCGTTTTCAAGGAGTTTGGTCTGAATAACCAAGAGAAGGATGACATTGGACACTTTGAGAATGTAAGTGCTGTGCTTGATGGAGAGCCAGAGCAGGACATGCTGCTGTTCCTGCCTCCCGTCCAGCGCTGTGCCTCTCATACTCTTGAGCACATTGTCACAGAGGACTTTTGGCGGGCTATATCACAGGGCCCCATGTGTCAGCTGCATTACAGTGCAATGTCCAAGCTGTATAGCATATGGAGTAAATGTCATCACATACAAGTTGGCATGGGCTGTGCAGAGGAGATCAGCAGGATGGCACTTATTGTTCCTAATGTCATCCGCTGGAATGTGGAGTATTGTGCTATTCAGAAGATTGTCTCACTCAGTGAGCGTGAGCTGACAGAGCTGTGTGCCCGTCTCGAGGTCCAACGATTGCAACCAGAGGAGATGGCCTTCCTCAAAGAATATGTGACTGTATTCCACCCACTTGCTTTTGCACTTGAACTTTTTCAAGCAGAACAGAAATGTTATTTTGGTCTAGTCATTCCAACTGTCCTCAGCCTTAAGACAAAGCTGAATGAGCATAAAGATGCAGCAAACTACCTTGGTGATGTTATAAATGCTATTGTTGTGGCCATTGATATGCGCTTCCAAGAGTTGTTTTCCAGCACAGAGGCAAAGATTGCAACTGCAACAACTCCTCAGTTTCGACTTTGGTGGATGGCAGCATCTGAGAGAGAAGAAATGTGTGCTATGCTCGCTTCAATGGCATCTCAAGTGGATCTAAGTGTGGTCACAGATGGAGCAAGCACTGAAACTCTGCCTACCATTCAGTCAGAGGATGACTTCTTTAACTATGGGCCTGTGAAGCCGCCAGTGCAAGTGCAGTCGCGGACTGTAACAGAGGAGATTAAGAAGTATGTTGAAGGAACAGGGAAGACCCTGGAGTGTCTACAGGACTTTCCCAGAGTCAAGCAGCTCTTTCTCAAGTACAACACAATGCTGCCCTCCACAGCGCCTGTGCAGCGCCTCTTCAGTCAGAAAGGCAATCTGGTTAACTGTCAGAGAAACGTTCTTACTGATGGCTATTTTGAGCGCATTCAGCTCTTGAAATACAATGGTCATCTGTACACAGCCACCACCAAGTAA